One Algibacter sp. L3A6 genomic region harbors:
- a CDS encoding sodium:solute symporter family transporter: protein MKKIIAILVSLFCCFTLFAQDENGIATSKFSTLNWIILIVFLLGTTVIGELVKNKDKGLDAFFKGGNNLPWWAVSLSLIATKTSVATFIAVPAFIFSMNGNLTYLQMTIGFALGNVLFVYVLLKEYYEEGIYSPYDFIQKRLGVKTSQLSRTFFMIGATMSQGVRLLGTALVLSVITGQSTLICICIIALFAIVWSYIGGITTVVWTDAIQFVIFIFGACFALFYAVGDIPGGFGEMMAIADSKAKLVLWDLSLDPHKTYTLWVGILGCTFFEFGSNAVDQVVTQRALCCKNLKEARKAVAFSVVGVATTWIMAFVGIGLVAYYDINPLSDLIQASISAEPDRIFPYYVVNELPNGISGLIIAAMFAAGISTLDSALTALSQTSVMGIGTLVFPKLKTMDENKVVKISKIAIIVWGIILALLAYGFSFFQDGGLLALGFKVPGYAYGILIGIAFLALMRKGTFTGILIGAFMAILAIAWMHFEGISFFWWFPVGALVVIVTALLLSKLGVDLNKKDLV, encoded by the coding sequence ATGAAAAAAATAATAGCCATATTAGTCAGTTTGTTTTGTTGTTTCACTTTGTTTGCTCAAGATGAAAACGGCATTGCCACAAGTAAGTTTTCAACCTTAAATTGGATTATATTAATTGTATTTCTTTTAGGAACCACGGTTATTGGCGAATTAGTTAAAAACAAAGACAAAGGCCTTGATGCTTTTTTTAAGGGCGGAAATAATTTGCCGTGGTGGGCGGTTTCCTTGTCATTAATTGCCACAAAAACCAGTGTTGCTACTTTTATTGCGGTACCGGCTTTTATATTTTCCATGAATGGAAATTTAACTTATTTACAAATGACCATCGGTTTTGCTTTAGGAAACGTGCTATTTGTTTATGTTTTACTAAAGGAATACTATGAAGAAGGTATTTACAGCCCATACGATTTTATTCAGAAGAGATTAGGCGTAAAAACGAGTCAATTATCGCGAACGTTTTTCATGATTGGAGCCACCATGAGTCAAGGAGTACGCTTGTTAGGTACTGCTTTAGTGCTTAGCGTTATCACAGGTCAAAGTACTTTAATATGTATTTGTATTATAGCGCTTTTTGCTATAGTTTGGTCTTATATTGGGGGTATTACAACCGTGGTTTGGACCGATGCTATACAGTTTGTAATCTTTATTTTCGGTGCTTGTTTTGCGCTTTTTTATGCTGTTGGCGATATTCCGGGTGGTTTTGGAGAAATGATGGCCATTGCAGATAGTAAAGCCAAATTGGTACTTTGGGATCTATCCTTAGATCCGCATAAAACATATACTTTATGGGTCGGTATTTTAGGATGTACTTTTTTCGAGTTTGGTTCAAATGCCGTCGATCAAGTGGTTACGCAACGCGCGTTATGTTGCAAGAATTTAAAAGAAGCAAGAAAGGCAGTTGCTTTTTCTGTTGTTGGTGTGGCCACTACATGGATTATGGCTTTTGTAGGCATCGGTTTAGTGGCTTATTATGATATCAATCCATTGTCTGATTTAATTCAAGCGTCCATAAGTGCCGAGCCCGATAGGATATTTCCATATTATGTGGTAAACGAGTTACCAAATGGTATTTCAGGTTTAATTATTGCGGCCATGTTTGCTGCAGGAATTTCAACCTTAGATTCTGCTTTAACAGCCCTTTCTCAAACAAGTGTTATGGGGATTGGAACTTTAGTTTTTCCGAAGTTAAAAACCATGGACGAAAATAAAGTGGTTAAAATATCTAAAATAGCCATCATTGTTTGGGGGATAATTTTAGCATTACTGGCTTACGGATTTAGCTTTTTTCAAGATGGTGGTTTGTTAGCTTTAGGCTTTAAAGTTCCGGGTTATGCATATGGAATTTTAATTGGTATTGCGTTTTTGGCGCTTATGCGGAAAGGTACTTTTACGGGCATTTTAATTGGTGCATTTATGGCAATTTTGGCCATTGCATGGATGCATTTTGAAGGTATTAGTTTTTTCTGGTGGTTTCCAGTTGGAGCACTTGTGGTAATTGTTACGGCATTATTACTT
- a CDS encoding SGNH/GDSL hydrolase family protein: MKYTYMNKSFYLVLALIICFSACKTAAVKKEKYTLKMENKGVAGNSTANLLHRLNKDVLVEKPDLVILMVGTNDMLNSSKLIPYENYYSNLSNIVKDIKNNDAQVLLMSPPRVDSLYLFKRHDQAMFTDTPNVKLQKVTQIMRAVSEENKTLFVDNYSVFKAKGLPQHNQDNYIRNLKNSNKEDGVHLKPIGYKLIAENVFDYLETNNLLDKYNHIICFGDSLTKGSGASGAGTITGENYPSFLYRMLLKN; this comes from the coding sequence ATGAAATACACTTATATGAATAAGTCTTTTTACTTAGTATTGGCATTAATAATTTGTTTTAGTGCATGTAAAACAGCAGCCGTAAAAAAGGAGAAGTACACCTTGAAAATGGAAAATAAAGGGGTTGCGGGTAATTCAACAGCTAATTTATTACATCGATTAAATAAAGATGTTTTAGTAGAAAAACCAGATTTGGTTATTCTTATGGTTGGAACCAACGATATGTTGAATTCTAGTAAGCTTATACCCTATGAAAACTACTATTCCAACCTTTCTAACATTGTAAAGGATATTAAAAATAACGATGCTCAAGTATTACTAATGTCACCGCCAAGAGTAGATAGTCTTTATCTGTTTAAACGTCATGATCAAGCCATGTTTACCGATACGCCTAATGTGAAACTTCAAAAAGTAACACAAATTATGAGAGCGGTTTCCGAAGAAAATAAAACGCTTTTTGTTGACAATTACAGTGTTTTTAAAGCAAAAGGATTACCACAACACAACCAAGATAATTACATCAGGAATTTAAAAAATAGTAATAAAGAAGATGGTGTTCATTTAAAACCGATAGGGTATAAGCTTATTGCCGAAAATGTATTCGATTACCTAGAAACCAATAACTTGTTAGATAAATACAATCATATTATTTGTTTTGGCGACTCGTTAACCAAAGGTTCAGGAGCTTCAGGAGCAGGAACCATTACAGGAGAAAATTACCCATCATTTCTGTACCGTATGCTTTTAAAGAATTAA